From the genome of Halobacteriovorax marinus SJ:
ACTATCAAGGTTTCTAAAAGAGTGACTTTTGTACTTTAAGTTACTGAAGTTAAGAAAAGAAATCACCAACAACCCCATTAACAAAGGATTTCAGAAGGTGGCAATAAATTGTGGAACTGTCTCTCTATTTCTCAAGAAATCTTAAACAATTTAATTATTAGGGCCACCCTCCCATGAGAGAGACTTGGGAGGGAGGCAGAGTAATGAGCACTCTAAGTACGAAACGATCTAATCTCGTGTGAGAAGATTAGAAGAGATTGGCATGTTTTCTATGTAGCCTTTGCTCATACTTTATCTTTCTAGGTAATGAGCTTTTCATTTTTCTAAAAACTTTTAAGACAGAGGCGTAAGCGTTACCTGCCTTGCCCTCCATTTTAAAAATCTTACCACTGGCCTTAAATCGAACTGCTGCTTTATAAAGTCCGCCTTCTCTAGAAATGTCCCAATTAATGTTTGAGAACTTTTCCTTGTTTTGAGAGAAATGCTTCATCTTCTCTTCAACAAATTCATTTAAAGCATTTGATTTGTCTACGTGATGATAACTAACTTGCATACATAACCTCCGATGTTTGATAAGTTTCTATCTTATCTAAGAATTATATTACCCCTTTAAATCGAAAATCTGTCGTAGCTTAGTCATAACTTTGTAAAGATTAAGTAAATTAAACCCGACTATTTTACTACCCTTAAAATGACACACCTCTACCTTATAACTAGTTGCAAAAAATTCTCAACTTTAAGAGAATAGAAGGGATATTTTTATTGTAAGGAGAAATAATGAGAGTAATTGATTATATAGAGCAAGGCGGAGTAATAATGTATATTTTACTGGCCTTAAATATCATTGGGTTCGCTATAATGATTTCAAAGTTCTTTATCTTAACTAAAGAGTCAAAGAGATCATCTCAAGTAGCTAACGAATTAAGTGACAGAGTTAAAACTGTGACTAAAGATAGCGATACGAACACTATTATTGAAATTGCTAAGCAAGAGCTTTCTAACCACATTGCAGGGCTTGAGAAGGGTTTAAATACGGTTAAGATCATCGCTTCTATCTCACCTCTACTTGGACTTCTAGGAACTGTTATTGGTGTACTTGTTGCTTTTAAAGTTATGTCACAGACAGGACTTAATAACCCAGCATCTTTTGCTCAAGGTATTTCCATGGCATTAATAACAACTGTTGGCGGTATGATTGTTGCGATTCCACACTATATTGGTCACAACTACCTTATTGGTATGGTTGATCAATTTGAAACAAGACTTGAGAAAGAACTACTC
Proteins encoded in this window:
- a CDS encoding HPF/RaiA family ribosome-associated protein, producing the protein MQVSYHHVDKSNALNEFVEEKMKHFSQNKEKFSNINWDISREGGLYKAAVRFKASGKIFKMEGKAGNAYASVLKVFRKMKSSLPRKIKYEQRLHRKHANLF
- a CDS encoding MotA/TolQ/ExbB proton channel family protein, with the protein product MRVIDYIEQGGVIMYILLALNIIGFAIMISKFFILTKESKRSSQVANELSDRVKTVTKDSDTNTIIEIAKQELSNHIAGLEKGLNTVKIIASISPLLGLLGTVIGVLVAFKVMSQTGLNNPASFAQGISMALITTVGGMIVAIPHYIGHNYLIGMVDQFETRLEKELLSDVL